In a single window of the Drosophila albomicans strain 15112-1751.03 chromosome 3, ASM965048v2, whole genome shotgun sequence genome:
- the LOC117571424 gene encoding cuticle protein 76, with the protein MAFKYVLLSLCALLSAANAGLLAPATYVASPVVAKLAQPHYDAVGTTQQNVVRSFGGTVSTYSKNVVTPYSSVSKIDSRITNNVYTPKTVYSAPAAVVTKSVYAAAAPAPVAYAAPAVHYAAPAPVVAKTVYAAPAPVVAKTVYAAPAPVVAAPVIAKTYAAPAVYSAPVAAPVIAKTYAAPAVYSAPVAAPAAFVKFSPAIGAAHVSFDGFGSHWGY; encoded by the coding sequence ATGGCATTCAAGTACGTCCTTCTCTCGCTCTGCGCTCTCCTCAGCGCTGCCAACGCTGGTCTCCTGGCTCCTGCCACCTATGTGGCTTCACCAGTGGTTGCCAAGCTGGCTCAGCCACATTACGATGCCGTGGGCACCACCCAGCAGAACGTGGTTCGCTCCTTCGGCGGCACTGTGTCCACCTACTCCAAGAACGTGGTCACTCCTTACTCCAGTGTCAGCAAGATCGATTCCCGCATCACCAACAACGTCTACACACCCAAGACTGTCTACAGCGCCCCTGCCGCTGTGGTGACCAAGTCCGTctacgctgctgctgccccagCTCCAGTTGCCtatgctgctcctgctgttcACTATGCTGCCCCAGCTCCAGTTGTTGCTAAGACCGTCtatgctgctcctgctccagtTGTGGCCAAGACTGTCtatgctgctcctgctccagtGGTCGCTGCTCCCGTGATTGCTAAGACCTATGCCGCCCCAGCTGTCTACTCTGCTCCAGTTGCTGCTCCCGTAATCGCCAAGACTTATGCTGCTCCTGCCGTCTACTCTGCTCCAgttgctgctccagctgcctTCGTCAAGTTTTCGCCCGCTATCGGCGCTGCTCACGTTAGCTTCGATGGATTCGGCTCTCACTGGGGATACTAA
- the LOC117571421 gene encoding pupal cuticle protein C1B: MAFRYLISLCALVAYANAGLIASHVAIANPAVDAIASTQQNVVRSFAGTVSSYSKAVDTPYSSVRKSDTRIQNNVYQPAIAHAAPLYTQATPIVEKTVYAAPAPVVAKTVYAAPAPVVAKTVYADPAPVVAKTVAYAAPVVAKTVSYAAPAVHYSAPAPVVAKTVYAAPAPVVAKTVYAAPAPVVAAPVIAKTYAAPAVAYAAPLATTNVNHGPAATTYTHNAPALGVSSYGSSQTVHYSPAESVSHMSFDGFGTHWGF; this comes from the coding sequence ATGGCTTTCCGTTACCTCATCTCTCTGTGCGCTTTGGTCGCTTATGCCAACGCTGGTCTCATTGCCAGCCATGTGGCTATAGCTAATCCTGCCGTGGATGCCATCGCCTCCACCCAACAGAATGTGGTGCGCTCCTTTGCCGGAACTGTGTCCAGCTACTCCAAGGCTGTGGATACGCCTTACTCCAGCGTGCGCAAGTCGGATACTCGCATCCAGAACAATGTCTACCAGCCCGCGATTGCTCATGCTGCTCCGCTCTACACTCAGGCCACGCCTATTGTGGAGAAGACTGTCTAcgctgctccagctccagttgtGGCTAAGACCGTGTatgctgctccagctccagttgtAGCCAAGACTGTCTACGCTGATCCTGCTCCTGTGGTTGCTAAGACTGTCGCCTATGCTGCTCCAGTTGTGGCCAAGACTGTCTCCtatgctgctcctgctgttcACTACTCTGCTCCCGCTCCAGTTGTTGCCAAGACTGTGTACGCCGCCCCAGCTCCAGTTGTCGCCAAGACTGTGTATGCTGCTCCCGCcccagttgttgctgctcccgTGATTGCCAAGACCTATGCCGCTCCAGCTGTTGCCTACGCCGCTCCTCTGGCCACCACCAATGTGAACCATGGACCCGCTGCCACCACCTACACACACAACGCACCTGCTCTGGGCGTGTCCAGCTATGGCAGCTCACAGACCGTTCACTACTCGCCCGCTGAGAGCGTGTCTCACATGAGCTTCGATGGCTTTGGCACTCACTGGGGCTTCTAA